Genomic DNA from Pelosinus sp. UFO1:
GAATACCCTCTATTTTCCCTGAAACATCCTGCATAAATACGTTTTGCTGTAACTGTAGCTGTTCTTCTATAGCTTGAGGGATCCCCTCTATCTTCTTTGCAACATCCTGCATTAATACGCCTTGCTCTAACTGTAGTTGCTCTTTTATAGCTTGAGGAATACCCTCTATTTTCCCTGAAACATCCTGCATAAATACGCTTTGCTCTAACTGTAGTTGCTCTTTTATAGCTTGAGGTATGCACTCTATCTTCCCTGAAACATCCTGTATAAATACGTTTTGCTGTAACTGTAGCTGTTCTTCTATAGCTTGAGGGATCCCCTCTATCTTCTTTGCAACATCCTGCATTAATACGCTTTGCTCTAACTGTAGTTGCTCTTTTATAGCTTGAGGAATACCCTCTATCTTCTTTGCAACATCCTGCATTAATACGCCTTGCTCTAACTGTAGTTGCTCTTTTATAGCTTGAGGAATGCCCTCTATTTTCCCTGAAACATCCTGCATAAATACGCTTTGCTCTAACTGTAGTTGCTCTTTTATAGCTTGAGGAATACCCTCTATTTTCCCTGAAACATCCTGCATAAATACGTTTTGCTGCAACTCTAGATCATCCTGCATAAATACGCTTTGCTGTAGCTGTAGTTGCTCTTTTATAGCTTGAGGAATGCCCTCTATCTTCTTTGCAACATCCTGCATTAATACGCCTTGCTCTAACTGTAGTTGCTCTTTTATAGCTTGAGGAATGCCCTCTATTTTCCCTGAAACATCCTGCATAAATACGTTTTGTTCTAACTGTAGTTGCTCTTTTATAGCTTGAGGAATACCCTCTATTTTCCCTGAAACATCCTGCATAAATACGCTTTGCTCTAACTGTAGTTGCTCTTTTATAGCTTGAGGAATACCCTCTATTTTCCCTGAAACATCCTGCATAAATACGCTTTGCTGTAGCTGTAGTTGCTCTTTTATAGCTTGAGGAATGCCCTCTATCTTCTTTGCAACATCCTGCATTAATACGCCTTGCTCTAACTGTAGTTGCTCTTTTATAGCTTGAGGAATGCCCTCTATTTTCCCTGAAACATCCTGTATAAATACGTTTTGCTGTAACTGTAGCTGTTCTTCTATAGTTTGAGGGATCCCCTCTATCTTCTTTGCAACATCCTGCATAAATACGTTTTGCTGCAACTCTAGATGTTCCTCCATTACCTGAGGAAATGCGTCTATTTTTTCTAGAGCGTCCTGCCACTTATTCTGCAATTCTTTCGTTAACTGCATTTCTCTTTCTTCCTGCTTCTTCTGCTGATTGACCTCTTCTAGCAAATGGATTTTCATTTCGTCTATTAAATAGCGTATATCTTCTGTAATATTCCATTTTGCATTATCTTCTGCTATTTGTTCTCTTTCCCACTGTTCCTTATCTTGTTGCAAAGCAGTCAATTCAGATATAATCTTAGAGATCTCTTGCACGAATACGCTTTGCTGACGTTGTAGTTGTTCCTCTATAGCTTCAGGGAAACATTCTATTTTTCCTAAGACTTCCTGCCACTTATTCTGCAATTCATTTGTTAACTGTGATTCGCTTTCTTCCTGCTTCTTCTGCCACTCAACTTCTTCTAACATATGGATTTTGATTTCGTCCATTAAATGACGTATTTCTACAACATTCCATCCCATATTATCTTCTGCTATTTGTTCTCTTTCACGCTGTTCCTTCTCTTGTCGCAAAACGGCCAATTCAGATATAATCGTAGCGATCTCTGGCATAAATACGCTTTGATGCATCTGTAGCTGTTCCTCTATCCCTTGAGGAAATGCATCTATTTTTCCTAAAACGTCCTGCCACTTATCCCGCAATTCTTTCTTTAACTGTGAATCGCGTTCTTCTTGCTCCTTCTGTCGCTCAACCTCTTCTAACATATGGATTTCCATTTTGTCCATTAAATGGCGTATTTCTGCTGCTATTTGTTCTCTTTCTCGTTGTTCCTTATCTTGCCTCAAATCGACCAATTCAGATATAATTGTGGAGATCTCTGGCATAAATATATTTTGCTGCGGTTGTAGCTGTTCCTCTATCGCTTGAGGGAAACCGTCTATTTTTCCTAAAACATCCTGCCACTTATTCTGTAATTCTTTCGTTAACTCTGTTTCGCGTTCTTCCTTCTTCTTCTGCCGATTGCTCTCTTCCAACATATGGATTTTGATTTCGTCCATTAAATGACGAATCTCTTCCGCAACATTCCATTTTGCATTATCTTCTGTTGTTTGTTCTCTTTCCCGCTGTTCCTTATCTTGCTGCAAGACGGTCAATTCAGATATAATTTTAGAAAATTCCTGCATAAATACACTTTGCTGCAGCTTTAGTTGTTCCTCTATCCCCTGAGGGAATACATCTATTTTTCCTAAAATTTCCTGCCACTTATCCTGCAATTCTTTCGTTAACTCTACTTCGCGTTCTTCTTGCTTTCTTTGCCACTCAACCTCTCCTAACATATGTACTCCCATTTCGTCTATTAAATGGCGTACCTCTTCTACGACATTCCATCCCGCATTATTTCCTGCTGCTTGTTCTTTTTCACGTTCTTCCTTATCTTGCTGTAAAACGGCCAATTCAGATATAATTTTAGAAATTTCCTGCAACAATACGTTTTGCTGCAGCTGTAGCTGTTCCTCTACTCCCTGAGGGACAGCTTCTATTCTTCCTAAAACATCCTGCCACTTATCCTGCAATTCTCCCGTTAACTGCGATTCACGTTCTTCCCGCTTCTTTTGCCACTGCCCCTCTTCCAACATATGTGCTCCCATTTCGTCTATTAAATGGCGTACCTCTTTTGCTACATCCCATCCCGCATTATTTCCTGCTGTTTGTTCTCTTTCACGCTCTTCTTTATCTTGCTGCAGAACGGCCAATTCAGATATAATTCTAGAAAATTCTTGCATAAACATGCTTTGTTGCAACTGTAGCTGATCCTCTACCCCCTGAGGAAAAACTTCTATTCTTCCTAAAACGTCCTGCCACTTATCCTGCAATTCTTTCGTTAACTGCGATTCACGTTCTTCCTGATCCTTCTGCCGCTCAGCCTCTTCTAACATATGAAATTCCATTTCATCCATTAAGTGGCGTATCTCTACTGCCATTTGTTCTCTTGCCCGCTGTTCTTTATCTTGCTGCAAAACGACCAATTCAGATATAATCGTAGAAATCTCTTGCATAAACATACTTTGCTGCAACTGTAGCTGTTCTTCTATTCCCTTAGGGAAAGCATCTATTTTCCCTAAGACTTCCTGCCACTTATCCTGCAGTTCTTTCGTTAACTGCACTTCTCGCTCTTCTTGCTTCTTTTCCCGCTGCTCCTTATCTTGCCGCAAAACAGCCAATTCGGCTATAATCCCAGAGATTTCTTGAACAAATACACTTTGCTGCAGCTGTAGTTGTTCCTCTATCGCCTGAGGGAAATCGTTTATTTTTTCTAAAACATTCTGCCATTTATCCTGTAATTCTTCGGTTAACTCTGCTTCGCGTTCTTCCTGCTCCTTTTGTCGCTCAACCTCTATCATACTCCACTCACTTTTCTGGTTCGCCTGTGATTGGTAAATTTTCATTATCTCATTCTTAAGTTCTGATATTTCTTGCTCAAGTAAGCTTTCCAGGCGCTCCATTTGCTCCTTTACCATGGGATAATTGGCTACACTAACCATGTCTTGGCCTTCCAGTTGTATTGCATTTAAGGATTCTAGCTTGCCGCGCAATCCCCATTTCAGTTGATTCACATTGATTTCGGCGGGTAACTCATGTACTACCGGTACTTTGTTCTCAGATATCAGTTTCTCCAGATTATATCTTCTCCGTATCCCAGCCATGCTTCCAGCTCCTTGTCGCTATTAATTTTAAAAATCAATTAACTATGATTTGTGTAAACAAAATTATCATAGCTATATCCATAATATATGTAACGACAAAAATTTTGGTGAAACCAATACCGCAATATATGTCAGTCACTAATTTACCTACTTGATCATAAAATAATTAGGACATTGGAAATACGCGATATTTTCAAAAGGAGCTTTTAAAAGCATGAAAAAAGCGCTTATCACTGGTATAACTGGTCAGGACGGCTCTTATTTAGCAGAGTTTTTGCTAAATAAGGGCTATGAAGTGCACGGAGTCGTTAGGCGATCAACTATGGAAACACTTACTAAAATGAGTAATTTAAAAAATGTTTTAGATAATATACACTTGCATACCTGCTCATTGGATAACCATTTAGCCGTTTATAAACTTATTTCACTAGTTCAGCCAGATGAATGCTATCATTTAGCCGCCTCTAGTTTTGTAAGTTATTCCTTTGAAGATGAAGTAAGTACTATTTTTTCAAATTTTATTTCTACTCATTATATTTTATCGAGTATTAAAGAGCTTGTTCCAAAGTGTAGAGTATACTTTGCAGGATCAAGTGAGATGTTTGGCTATGCCGATCATTCACCTCAAAATGAGCATACGAAATTTAATCCCCGCTCAATTTATGGAATATCAAAGCTATCAAGTTATTATATTGTGAAAAATTATCGTGAATATCATCACCTATATGCCTGCACGGGATTTACTTATAATCATGAATCGCCGCGCCGTAGCCATGCTTTTGTCACGCGAAAAATTACATCAGGTGTTGCTAAAATAGCTCTTGGATTGGCAACAAAAATTGAATTAGGTAATATTGATGCGATCAGAGATTGGGGGTATGCTCTCGAATATGTTACAGCAATGTGGCTCATGCTAAATAATCCACAAGGCCCTACTGATTATATAATCGCAACTGGCATACCACATACCGTAAGAGATTTATTAGAGGTAGCCTTTGGAGTGGTTAATCTTGATTATCAAGACTACGTAGTTGTAAGCAATGAGTTCTTTAGACCCGCCGAACAAATTCCATTATTAGGTGATTCCTTTAAGATTTACCAAGATCTTAAATGGCGTCCTACATGCCCTTTTAAAGATATTATTAAAGAAATGGTGGTTAATGATATAAATTTGTTAAAAACCTTTTAGTTGTCACACAATTTTGTAACCTACACTACTACACCTACTGCCTGAATTTGGTACTGGTCGCCTATTAAAATTCACCCGGAGAAGTTCTACGGTTGAATTGGTATCTACAAGACGATTTAACATTTTTACTTTTTTGCGAATATACTACAACTATGACGCCCATTATTTATAAAAGCTCAGTAATTGCGGTCATTAGAGCGGGAAAGGAGCGTATTATGAGTGTAAACATCCGCGTTGCCATCCCTATAATCGGCGGAGACTCTTGGTATGCGGGAGTTTCTCTCGTTGAATCAATTGTTAAAGCTGCTGCTTATCTGCCAGAAGATGAGCGTCCACAATTATTTCTTGTGGTAACAAACGATACTCTGCCCAGTTTCAGTTTGCACCAACCCTTTATCTCATATTTTGATGCTGTCATTTTCGTTGGTAACAACATAATAAATGCCCAAGCAACAATTAAGACGCCCTTTATTCACTATATATCCATGGATGAATTATTCGAAAAAATCGACTTATTATTCCCTGTTAACACAAAAGTTTACCCTGGCCACTGTGCAGCATCATGGATACCAGACTTTCAGCATCGTTATTTACCATTTCTTTTTTCTCAAAAGGAGTGTGATTCGCGAGATAAAACATTTGGAGAAATTGCTGCACAAGCACAGCTCATCATGCTTACCAGCCGAGCTGTAGAAAAAGATTTTCACGAATTTTACCCTTCCTCTGCAGCAGTCACCAAAGTTTTAGTAATCCCCACCTTACCCAATGAGGAATGGTATACTGCTGATTCTGTTGAAGTACAAAAAAGGTATGAATTACCTGACCGCTTTATCTTATGCTGTAACCAGTTTTGGACCCACAAAAATCATATCGCTTTATTTAAAGCCATCGCACTGATAAGAAGCCAAGGACAAGACGTACATCTTGTTTGCACAGGGTTTAATCTTGATTATCGCGATCCCGATTATTTCTCCAAATTACAACAAATGATAGTCGAACTTGGCATCACTGACCTAGTCCATATTCTTGGCCTAATTCCTCGTCGTGACCAAATACAGCTTATCAGGCGTAGTATGTTTGTCGTGCAACCTTCCCTTTTCGAGGGTTTAAGCATGATTGTTCAAGAATGCCAAGTGTTGGGTAAAACAATTATTGTTTCAGACTTAGATGTTCATCTTGAACATGAGTACGGAATCTATTTTCAACGTACTAATTTTCAAGATTTAGCAAAAAAAATTTCCGAGCTGCTACCAACATCGCAACCCGGCCCTGACTTGCCCCGTGAAATTCAAGCTAAAATTGAAAATACTACCAAAATGAACTCTTTCTCTCAGGAACTCTATACATTTATTAAACAGTCACAAATTATTTTTAATAAAATACCCCAACCAACAAATTCCGAAACAGCTACTCCCCTTCCTAATATCCCTACGATAACAATTGCCACTTCCTTGACAATAAGTAAAAATTTAGATATCCAAAAACAAGCGATTAGTAGCTGGGTACATCTAGGTTTCAAGGTTGTTTCAATAAATGCCTCTGATGAACTTGTTGTATTACAACCACATTTCCCAAATGTCGAATTTGTTGCCGCTCAGCGGGATGCTAGAGCTAATTATGGCAAACCTTAT
This window encodes:
- a CDS encoding GDP-mannose 4,6-dehydratase; the encoded protein is MKKALITGITGQDGSYLAEFLLNKGYEVHGVVRRSTMETLTKMSNLKNVLDNIHLHTCSLDNHLAVYKLISLVQPDECYHLAASSFVSYSFEDEVSTIFSNFISTHYILSSIKELVPKCRVYFAGSSEMFGYADHSPQNEHTKFNPRSIYGISKLSSYYIVKNYREYHHLYACTGFTYNHESPRRSHAFVTRKITSGVAKIALGLATKIELGNIDAIRDWGYALEYVTAMWLMLNNPQGPTDYIIATGIPHTVRDLLEVAFGVVNLDYQDYVVVSNEFFRPAEQIPLLGDSFKIYQDLKWRPTCPFKDIIKEMVVNDINLLKTF
- a CDS encoding glycosyltransferase, whose protein sequence is MSVNIRVAIPIIGGDSWYAGVSLVESIVKAAAYLPEDERPQLFLVVTNDTLPSFSLHQPFISYFDAVIFVGNNIINAQATIKTPFIHYISMDELFEKIDLLFPVNTKVYPGHCAASWIPDFQHRYLPFLFSQKECDSRDKTFGEIAAQAQLIMLTSRAVEKDFHEFYPSSAAVTKVLVIPTLPNEEWYTADSVEVQKRYELPDRFILCCNQFWTHKNHIALFKAIALIRSQGQDVHLVCTGFNLDYRDPDYFSKLQQMIVELGITDLVHILGLIPRRDQIQLIRRSMFVVQPSLFEGLSMIVQECQVLGKTIIVSDLDVHLEHEYGIYFQRTNFQDLAKKISELLPTSQPGPDLPREIQAKIENTTKMNSFSQELYTFIKQSQIIFNKIPQPTNSETATPLPNIPTITIATSLTISKNLDIQKQAISSWVHLGFKVVSINASDELVVLQPHFPNVEFVAAQRDARANYGKPYIYFDDILSYLAKQDCRICGIVNSDIHFLRENLPALIYQNALDSLVFGSRIDIVSLDAPAEGQIFDGFDYFFFDNNVLPRFLPEDFCIGLPWWDYWLPLNFLSNKRTIKKIITPVAYHIIHPCAYNLDSWRVLGLNLAKFYGEPANVSSNILADLQHSIFSVIQTSAIPISLT